In a single window of the Delftia tsuruhatensis genome:
- a CDS encoding arylamine N-acetyltransferase family protein translates to MHASNFDLDTYLRRIGHTGPVAADTATLHALMRAQLFTVPFENLDVQAGKIVSLVPEDIAGKLLGGGRGGYCYEVNGLFAMALQALGIAYRFVAARPMFYPARRPRTHMALVAEVEGRQWLCDLGFGSYGIRAPMALDVLDTDVGQDCDSFRLGLDAQGEYLLQARVDGAWANQYAFNLSPQEWVDFAPANYLNSTHPDAIFVQKRVVVLHQPAGRLILVGDLLKTVTTRGTQQRQLADGEAEAVLGELFGLVAVRQAACAV, encoded by the coding sequence ATGCACGCCAGCAATTTCGACCTTGACACCTATCTTCGCCGCATCGGCCACACGGGCCCCGTCGCGGCCGATACCGCCACCTTGCACGCACTGATGCGCGCACAGCTGTTCACCGTCCCTTTCGAAAACCTGGATGTACAGGCCGGCAAGATCGTCTCGCTGGTGCCCGAGGACATCGCGGGCAAGCTGCTGGGCGGCGGGCGGGGCGGCTATTGCTACGAGGTCAACGGCCTGTTCGCGATGGCGCTGCAGGCCCTGGGCATCGCCTACCGCTTCGTCGCCGCGCGGCCCATGTTCTACCCGGCGCGCCGGCCCCGCACCCACATGGCGCTGGTCGCCGAGGTCGAAGGCCGGCAATGGCTGTGCGACCTGGGCTTCGGAAGCTACGGCATCCGCGCACCCATGGCCCTGGATGTGCTGGACACCGATGTCGGCCAGGACTGCGACAGCTTCCGCCTCGGCCTGGACGCCCAGGGCGAATACCTGTTGCAAGCCCGGGTGGACGGTGCATGGGCCAACCAGTACGCCTTCAACCTGTCGCCGCAGGAATGGGTGGACTTTGCCCCCGCCAACTATCTGAACTCCACCCACCCGGACGCCATCTTCGTGCAAAAGCGGGTCGTGGTGCTGCACCAGCCCGCAGGCCGGCTGATCCTGGTGGGCGATCTGCTCAAGACCGTCACGACCCGGGGCACGCAGCAGCGCCAGCTGGCCGATGGCGAAGCCGAGGCCGTGCTGGGCGAGCTGTTCGGCCTGGTGGCGGTCCGGCAGGCCGCCTGCGCGGTCTGA
- a CDS encoding sigma-54-dependent transcriptional regulator yields MTDALKVLIIEDDPDIVLGCEQALQLEGIACESVGSAEQARRRLSRDFEGIVVSDIRLPRMDGMAFLRELVAMDPELPVVLITGHGDISMAVQAMKDGAQDFIQKPFAPETLVGAVRRAMERRRLVLEVRALRRQLEQRDSLEHRLIGRAPNMRQLRQMLAGLAQSAADVLIQGETGTGKELVARCLHEASARSGGNFVAVNCGGLPDTLFDSEMFGSEAGAYTGAGKKRIGKLEHASGGTLFLDEIESMPMAMQIKLLRVLQERVLERLGSNTLIPIDCRVIAATKVDLLELSRQGLFRADLYYRLNVATVSLPPLRERREDVPLLFEHFALQGAARHQRPVPELTTARVQQLLGYDWPGNVRELRNVAERTVLGIEAGSPPFASATASQDPVPRPLAATVEAFERALIADALRRHGGSLARTAEALAMPKTTLHDKIRKYGLDS; encoded by the coding sequence ATGACCGACGCCCTCAAAGTGCTGATCATCGAAGACGATCCCGACATCGTGCTCGGCTGCGAGCAGGCGCTGCAGCTCGAAGGCATCGCCTGCGAGAGCGTGGGCAGCGCCGAGCAGGCACGCCGGCGCCTGTCACGCGACTTCGAGGGCATCGTGGTCAGCGACATCCGCCTGCCGCGCATGGATGGCATGGCCTTTCTGCGCGAGCTGGTGGCCATGGACCCGGAGCTGCCCGTGGTGCTGATCACGGGCCATGGCGACATCTCCATGGCCGTGCAGGCCATGAAGGATGGCGCCCAGGACTTCATCCAGAAACCCTTCGCGCCCGAAACCCTGGTGGGTGCCGTGCGCCGTGCCATGGAGCGGCGCCGGCTGGTGCTGGAGGTGCGCGCGCTGCGCCGGCAACTGGAGCAGCGCGACAGCCTGGAGCACAGGCTGATAGGCCGTGCGCCCAACATGCGGCAGCTGCGCCAGATGCTGGCGGGGCTGGCGCAGAGCGCGGCCGACGTGCTGATCCAGGGGGAGACCGGCACGGGCAAGGAGCTGGTCGCGCGCTGCCTGCACGAGGCCAGCGCGCGCAGCGGCGGCAACTTCGTGGCCGTCAACTGCGGCGGCCTGCCCGATACGCTGTTCGACAGCGAGATGTTCGGCAGCGAGGCCGGCGCCTATACGGGCGCGGGCAAGAAGCGCATCGGCAAGCTGGAGCACGCCAGCGGCGGCACGCTGTTCCTGGACGAGATCGAGAGCATGCCCATGGCCATGCAGATCAAGCTGTTGCGCGTGCTGCAGGAGCGCGTGCTGGAGCGCCTGGGCTCCAACACGCTGATTCCCATCGACTGCCGCGTGATCGCGGCGACCAAGGTCGATCTGCTCGAATTGAGCCGGCAAGGACTGTTCCGCGCCGACCTCTACTACCGCCTCAACGTCGCCACCGTCTCGCTGCCACCGCTGCGCGAGCGGCGCGAGGACGTGCCGCTGCTGTTCGAGCATTTCGCGCTGCAGGGCGCGGCCCGCCACCAGCGGCCCGTGCCCGAGCTGACCACGGCGCGCGTGCAGCAACTGCTGGGCTATGACTGGCCGGGCAATGTGCGCGAGCTGCGCAACGTGGCCGAGCGCACGGTGCTGGGCATCGAGGCGGGCTCGCCGCCCTTTGCCTCCGCCACCGCATCGCAGGACCCGGTGCCGCGCCCTCTGGCCGCCACCGTCGAGGCCTTCGAGCGCGCCCTCATCGCCGATGCCCTGCGGCGCCACGGCGGCAGCCTGGCACGCACTGCCGAGGCCCTGGCCATGCCGAAAACCACGCTGCACGACAAGATCCGCAAGTACGGGCTGGATAGCTAG
- a CDS encoding PLP-dependent aminotransferase family protein, translated as MTASATASHHYLRIADTLRQTLASGALRPGDRLISARKLAEREQVSLPTALEALRCLEAEGLIVARPRSGYFVRPQAGGGGLRAARPMKRPVPVTLSALARSLFSSADARLVPLGAALPDPEWLPASALQRALQTAGRRLQAHGQTYSMPPGRADLRGQIAMRAAQWGGRFGPDDLVITAGATQAVRLALRATCRPGDVVAVERPAYFGTLLLLEDLGLKALEIATDPREGMQLEPLAEALARHRPAAVLASPTVQNPLGASMPLERKRALVALLDSAGVPLIEDDVYGDLAGDGQRPPACKAFDHSGNVLYCSSVSKTLAPGWRIGWIAAGRFQAQVLQARLAGDWAGAPLLEAAVAEVLASGDYDRHLRRLKARVQAGVQAVTARVEADFPAHTRVSVPQAGFLLWVELPPPVDALTVHRLALELGIGVSPGPLFSPRSDLAHHLRLNCANEPTPRLLGAVGRIGELCRGLARQ; from the coding sequence ATGACTGCTTCCGCCACTGCCTCGCACCACTATCTCCGCATCGCCGACACCCTGCGCCAGACCCTGGCCTCGGGCGCGCTGCGGCCTGGCGACCGCCTGATTTCCGCGCGCAAGCTGGCCGAGCGCGAGCAGGTGAGCCTGCCGACGGCGCTGGAGGCCTTGCGCTGCCTGGAGGCCGAGGGCCTGATCGTCGCGCGGCCACGCTCGGGCTATTTCGTGCGGCCCCAGGCCGGTGGCGGGGGATTGCGGGCGGCGCGTCCCATGAAGCGTCCCGTGCCCGTGACCCTGTCGGCCCTGGCCCGCTCCCTGTTCAGCAGCGCCGACGCCCGCCTGGTACCGCTGGGCGCGGCGCTGCCCGATCCCGAGTGGCTGCCGGCCTCCGCGCTGCAGCGCGCGCTGCAGACGGCCGGACGCCGCCTGCAGGCGCATGGCCAGACCTACAGCATGCCCCCGGGCCGGGCTGATCTGCGTGGCCAGATCGCGATGCGTGCGGCGCAGTGGGGAGGCCGCTTCGGCCCCGATGATCTGGTCATCACGGCCGGGGCGACACAGGCCGTGCGCCTGGCCCTGCGGGCCACATGCAGGCCCGGCGACGTCGTGGCCGTGGAGCGTCCGGCCTACTTCGGCACCTTGCTGCTGCTGGAGGACCTGGGCCTGAAGGCTTTGGAGATCGCCACGGATCCCCGCGAAGGCATGCAACTCGAGCCGCTGGCCGAAGCCCTGGCAAGGCACCGTCCCGCCGCCGTGCTGGCCTCGCCCACCGTGCAGAACCCGCTGGGTGCCAGCATGCCGCTGGAGCGCAAGCGCGCCCTGGTCGCCCTGCTCGACAGCGCCGGCGTGCCCTTGATCGAGGACGATGTCTATGGCGACCTGGCCGGCGACGGACAGCGCCCCCCCGCCTGCAAGGCCTTCGATCACAGCGGCAATGTGCTGTATTGCAGCTCGGTCTCCAAGACGCTGGCGCCGGGCTGGCGCATCGGCTGGATCGCGGCGGGGCGCTTCCAGGCCCAGGTGCTGCAGGCACGCCTGGCCGGGGATTGGGCCGGAGCACCTCTGCTGGAGGCCGCCGTCGCCGAGGTGCTGGCCAGCGGCGACTACGACAGGCATCTGCGGCGTCTCAAGGCCAGGGTGCAGGCCGGCGTGCAGGCCGTCACCGCCCGGGTCGAAGCGGACTTTCCCGCCCACACGCGAGTGTCGGTGCCCCAGGCCGGCTTTCTGCTGTGGGTGGAACTGCCGCCTCCCGTGGATGCGCTCACGGTGCACCGCCTTGCCCTGGAGCTGGGCATAGGCGTCAGCCCCGGCCCGTTGTTTTCTCCGCGATCCGACCTGGCCCACCATCTGCGCCTGAACTGCGCGAACGAGCCCACGCCCAGGTTGCTGGGGGCGGTGGGGCGGATAGGCGAGCTGTGCCGTGGGCTGGCCCGGCAGTGA
- a CDS encoding sensor histidine kinase produces MPARRPLRQLILLLLWLALSGLSGWGAYLLAQQLGIADLRATGMHRLELYGASLQREIGKYAFLPDVLALEGNVQRLLAEPGDEQLTNRVNAYLEQLNDRAGTLTAYMVDALGRVVASSNWRRTDSYMGEDLSFRPYYRSAMATGSARFFGIGTTRGEPGYYLASTLGDDTHTLGVAVVKVSLDQLEQSWSTVEAPVLVSDENGVVILSTVSDWKFTTLRTLDEGTRTAFDHTRQYNRRALEPLGLQVLRELGQGARLVRIARHSEESASVYPVSGRFLSQTRQLPGTPWTLTVLSHLEQVDQLAQSRALAAAVGAAFVLLLAMMVNERRRHLRDRLAAREALQAAHDELERKVERRTADLSAANEALQAEVAERIHAEATLRAAQDELVQAGKLAVIGQLSTGIAHELNQPLTALRTLAGNSQRFLERGDTDTTRVNLERMAQLADRMGRITGQLRNFARKSSGASQAVSLARALDNALAVLESRVAETGARILRDDGTAEAVAWCDGNRIEQVLINLINNSLDAMRGQDAPCLELACAMADGRAQVTVRDHGPGLSEAAQAHLFQPFFTTKEEGVGLGLGLALSAGIVRECGGTLTGSNHADGGAVFTLSLAQAPSEPTADTP; encoded by the coding sequence ATGCCCGCCCGCCGCCCCCTGCGCCAGCTGATCCTGCTTTTGCTGTGGCTTGCCCTGAGCGGGCTGAGCGGCTGGGGCGCGTACCTGCTGGCGCAGCAGCTGGGCATCGCCGATCTGCGCGCCACGGGAATGCACCGGCTGGAGCTGTATGGCGCCAGCCTGCAGCGCGAGATCGGCAAGTACGCCTTCCTGCCCGATGTGCTGGCGCTGGAGGGCAATGTACAGAGGCTGCTGGCCGAGCCCGGCGACGAGCAGCTCACCAACCGTGTCAATGCCTACCTGGAGCAGCTCAACGACCGCGCGGGTACGCTGACTGCCTACATGGTCGATGCCCTCGGCCGGGTGGTGGCTTCCAGCAACTGGCGGCGCACCGACAGCTACATGGGCGAGGACCTGAGCTTTCGCCCCTACTACCGCAGCGCCATGGCCACGGGCAGCGCGCGCTTCTTCGGCATCGGCACGACGCGTGGCGAGCCCGGCTACTACCTGGCCTCCACGCTGGGCGACGACACCCACACGCTGGGCGTGGCCGTGGTCAAGGTCAGCCTGGACCAGCTGGAGCAATCCTGGTCCACGGTGGAAGCCCCGGTCCTGGTCAGCGATGAGAACGGTGTCGTCATCCTGAGCACCGTCTCCGACTGGAAGTTCACCACCTTGCGCACGCTGGACGAGGGCACGCGCACGGCCTTCGACCACACGCGCCAGTACAACCGGCGCGCACTGGAGCCGCTGGGCCTGCAGGTATTGCGCGAGCTGGGCCAGGGGGCCCGCCTGGTGCGCATCGCACGGCACAGCGAGGAGTCGGCCTCGGTCTACCCGGTCAGCGGCCGCTTCCTGTCCCAGACACGCCAGTTGCCCGGCACGCCCTGGACGCTGACCGTGCTCTCGCACCTGGAGCAGGTGGACCAGCTGGCCCAGAGCCGCGCGCTGGCAGCGGCCGTGGGCGCGGCCTTCGTTCTGCTGCTGGCCATGATGGTCAACGAGCGCCGACGCCACCTGCGCGACCGGCTGGCCGCGCGCGAGGCGCTGCAGGCCGCCCATGACGAGCTGGAGCGCAAGGTCGAGCGGCGCACGGCCGATCTGTCGGCGGCCAACGAGGCGCTGCAGGCCGAGGTGGCCGAGCGTATCCATGCCGAGGCCACGCTGCGCGCCGCCCAGGACGAGCTGGTCCAGGCCGGCAAGCTGGCCGTGATCGGCCAGCTGTCCACGGGCATCGCCCACGAGCTGAACCAGCCGTTGACGGCATTGCGCACGCTGGCCGGCAACAGCCAGCGCTTCCTGGAGCGCGGCGATACCGACACCACGCGCGTGAATCTGGAGCGCATGGCCCAGTTGGCCGACCGCATGGGCCGCATCACGGGCCAGTTGCGCAACTTCGCACGCAAGTCCAGCGGCGCCAGCCAGGCCGTATCGCTGGCGCGTGCGCTGGACAACGCCCTGGCCGTGCTGGAGTCGCGCGTGGCCGAGACCGGCGCCCGCATCCTGCGCGACGATGGCACGGCCGAAGCCGTGGCCTGGTGCGATGGCAACCGCATCGAACAGGTGCTGATCAACCTCATCAACAACTCGCTGGATGCCATGCGCGGCCAGGACGCGCCCTGCCTGGAACTGGCCTGCGCCATGGCCGATGGCCGGGCCCAGGTCACCGTGCGCGACCACGGGCCGGGCCTGAGCGAAGCGGCGCAGGCCCATCTGTTCCAGCCGTTCTTCACCACCAAGGAGGAGGGCGTGGGCCTGGGCCTGGGGCTGGCGCTGTCGGCCGGCATCGTGCGCGAATGCGGCGGCACGCTGACCGGCAGCAACCACGCCGACGGCGGCGCCGTCTTCACGCTGAGCCTGGCCCAGGCACCCTCAGAACCCACTGCCGACACACCATGA
- a CDS encoding dicarboxylate/amino acid:cation symporter, which yields MKFNRLTTMVLVAMVLGVLVGYACHSYAPTPEAAKEIASYFGILTDVFLRMIKMIIAPLVFATLVSGLANMGDAKAVGRIGGRALGWFIVASFCSLAIGLIYANVLQPGHGLGVSLPSSAEGLNLKTSALNLKDFIAHVFPKNIFEAMATNEVLQILVFALFFGIALGNLHNQAARSMVGLMDEVVHVMLKVTDYVMRFAPVGVFGAVAGTIAIHGLGMLSVFGKFMLCFYLALATLWVLLIVAGYFVLGRDVFRLLNLIRGPLLVGFSTASSESTYPKLMEQLEKFGVKPRIIGFVLPLGYSFNLDGSMVYTTFLAIFIAQAYGIDMTLTAQITMLLVLMVSSKGIAGVPRASLVVVAAVLPMFGLPEAGILLILGIDHFLDMGRTLTNVLGNAIATAVVAKWEGAVDPTTATDDDEESLLPVEHSPQGRPAVSA from the coding sequence ATGAAATTCAATCGCTTGACCACCATGGTGCTGGTGGCCATGGTCCTCGGCGTGCTGGTGGGCTATGCCTGCCACAGCTACGCGCCCACGCCCGAGGCCGCCAAGGAGATCGCCAGCTACTTCGGCATCCTCACGGACGTCTTCCTGCGCATGATCAAGATGATCATCGCGCCCCTGGTGTTCGCCACCCTGGTGTCGGGCCTTGCCAACATGGGCGACGCCAAGGCCGTGGGCCGCATCGGCGGCCGTGCGCTGGGCTGGTTCATCGTGGCGTCGTTCTGCTCGCTGGCCATCGGCCTGATCTATGCCAACGTGCTGCAGCCCGGCCATGGCCTGGGCGTGTCCCTGCCGTCGTCGGCCGAGGGCCTGAACCTCAAGACCTCGGCGCTGAACCTCAAGGACTTCATCGCCCACGTGTTCCCCAAGAACATCTTCGAGGCCATGGCCACCAACGAGGTGCTGCAGATCCTGGTGTTCGCGCTGTTCTTCGGCATCGCCCTGGGCAACCTGCACAACCAGGCCGCGCGCTCCATGGTGGGCCTGATGGACGAAGTGGTCCACGTGATGCTCAAGGTCACCGACTATGTGATGCGCTTCGCGCCCGTGGGCGTGTTCGGCGCCGTGGCCGGCACCATCGCCATCCATGGGCTGGGCATGCTGTCGGTGTTCGGCAAGTTCATGCTGTGCTTCTACCTGGCCCTGGCCACGCTGTGGGTGCTGCTGATCGTGGCCGGCTACTTCGTACTGGGCCGCGACGTGTTCCGCCTGCTGAACCTGATCCGCGGCCCGCTGCTGGTGGGCTTTTCGACGGCCAGCAGCGAATCGACCTATCCCAAGCTGATGGAGCAGCTGGAGAAGTTCGGCGTCAAGCCGCGCATCATCGGCTTCGTGCTGCCGCTGGGCTACTCGTTCAACCTGGACGGCTCGATGGTCTACACCACCTTCCTGGCCATCTTCATCGCCCAGGCCTACGGCATCGACATGACGCTGACGGCCCAGATCACCATGCTGCTGGTGCTGATGGTCTCCAGCAAGGGCATCGCCGGCGTGCCGCGTGCCTCGCTGGTCGTGGTGGCGGCCGTGCTGCCGATGTTCGGCCTGCCGGAAGCCGGCATCCTGCTGATCCTGGGCATAGACCACTTCCTGGACATGGGCCGCACGCTGACCAATGTGCTGGGCAATGCGATCGCCACGGCCGTGGTGGCCAAGTGGGAGGGCGCGGTCGATCCGACCACGGCCACGGACGATGACGAGGAATCGCTGCTGCCCGTGGAGCATTCCCCGCAAGGGCGACCCGCTGTCTCCGCCTGA
- a CDS encoding acyl-CoA thioesterase, whose translation MRIEIPECKKWVHEMRFKVRWGDMDAMGHVNNAMYFRYLETARIDWMHAAGMAPAPQGQGPVIVNAFCNFHQQLAYPDEVLLKMYVSDPGRTTFETWGTMERVGEPGVICAAGGGTVIWVDFPRQKAVELPGWVREMVG comes from the coding sequence ATGCGCATTGAAATTCCGGAATGCAAAAAATGGGTTCACGAGATGCGATTCAAGGTGCGCTGGGGCGACATGGATGCCATGGGCCACGTCAACAACGCCATGTACTTCCGCTACCTGGAGACCGCGCGCATCGACTGGATGCACGCGGCGGGCATGGCGCCCGCTCCGCAGGGCCAGGGGCCCGTCATCGTCAATGCGTTCTGCAATTTCCACCAGCAACTGGCCTACCCGGACGAGGTGCTGCTCAAGATGTATGTCAGCGACCCGGGCCGCACCACCTTCGAGACCTGGGGCACCATGGAGCGCGTGGGCGAGCCCGGCGTGATCTGCGCGGCCGGCGGCGGCACGGTGATCTGGGTGGACTTCCCCCGGCAAAAGGCCGTGGAGCTGCCGGGCTGGGTGCGGGAGATGGTGGGCTGA
- a CDS encoding electron transfer flavoprotein-ubiquinone oxidoreductase, translated as MTNEEILAQYGPREAMEYDVVVVGGGPGGLATAIRLKQLAAEKGQDVSVVVLEKGSEPGAHILSGAIMDPRALTELIPDWKEKGAPLNQAVTDDAMVFLSEKSGLRTPNFLLPACFQNHGNYIVRLGNVVKWLGEQAEALGVEIFPGFAAAEVLYNEDGSVKGVATGNMGIGKDGEPTGDFQLGMELHAKYTIFAEGARGHLGKQIIARYQLDAGKDPQTYGIGIKELWEIDPARHKPGFVMHTAGWPMDSKTYGGAFLYHLDDNKVTLGFITGLDYANPYLSPFEEFQRWKTHPNIRYYLEGDESKGIKPAKRLGYGARAITAGGLLSLPRFVFPGGALVGCDAGFLNVSRIKGSHAAIKTGMMAADAAYDAIVAGRQGDELNAYVEAFEGSWLHEELNKSRNFKAWFKKGLFTATLMNGLEQFVLKGNIPWTLHRDKPDHAYLRPAAECKPIDYPKPDGKLTFDRLSSVFISNTNHAENQPAHLTLKDASVPVNINLEKYAGPEQRYCPAGVYEFVDDEAKGGKRLQINAQNCVHCKTCDIKDPTQNIVWVTPEGGGGPNYAGM; from the coding sequence ATGACGAACGAAGAGATCCTGGCCCAGTACGGTCCGCGCGAAGCCATGGAATATGACGTGGTGGTGGTCGGAGGCGGCCCGGGCGGCCTGGCCACGGCCATCCGCCTCAAGCAGCTGGCGGCCGAAAAGGGCCAGGATGTCTCCGTCGTGGTGCTGGAAAAGGGTTCCGAACCCGGTGCCCACATCCTGTCGGGCGCCATCATGGACCCGCGCGCGCTGACCGAGCTGATCCCCGACTGGAAGGAAAAGGGTGCCCCCCTGAACCAGGCCGTCACCGACGACGCCATGGTCTTCCTGAGCGAGAAGTCCGGCCTGCGCACGCCCAACTTCCTGTTGCCCGCATGCTTTCAGAACCATGGCAACTACATCGTGCGCCTGGGCAACGTGGTCAAGTGGCTGGGCGAGCAGGCCGAGGCCCTGGGCGTGGAGATCTTCCCGGGCTTCGCCGCCGCCGAGGTGCTGTACAACGAGGACGGCTCGGTCAAGGGCGTGGCCACGGGCAACATGGGCATCGGCAAGGACGGCGAGCCCACGGGCGACTTCCAGCTGGGCATGGAGCTGCACGCCAAGTACACCATCTTCGCCGAGGGCGCGCGCGGCCACCTGGGCAAGCAGATCATCGCGAGGTACCAGCTCGATGCGGGCAAGGACCCGCAGACCTACGGCATCGGCATCAAGGAGCTGTGGGAGATCGACCCGGCCCGCCACAAGCCCGGCTTCGTGATGCACACCGCCGGCTGGCCCATGGACAGCAAGACCTATGGCGGCGCCTTCCTCTACCACCTGGACGACAACAAGGTGACGCTGGGCTTCATCACGGGCCTGGACTATGCCAACCCCTACCTGAGCCCCTTCGAGGAATTCCAGCGCTGGAAGACCCACCCCAACATCCGCTACTACCTGGAAGGCGACGAGTCCAAGGGCATCAAGCCGGCCAAGCGCCTGGGCTATGGCGCGCGTGCCATCACGGCCGGCGGCCTGCTGTCCCTGCCCAGGTTCGTATTCCCGGGCGGCGCGCTCGTGGGTTGCGACGCAGGCTTCCTGAACGTCAGCCGCATCAAGGGCAGCCATGCCGCCATCAAGACCGGCATGATGGCCGCCGATGCCGCCTATGATGCCATCGTGGCGGGCCGCCAGGGCGACGAGCTGAACGCCTATGTCGAAGCCTTCGAGGGCAGCTGGCTCCATGAGGAATTGAACAAGTCGCGCAACTTCAAGGCGTGGTTCAAGAAGGGACTGTTCACCGCCACGCTGATGAATGGCCTGGAGCAGTTCGTGCTCAAGGGCAACATTCCCTGGACGCTGCACCGCGACAAGCCCGACCACGCCTACCTCAGGCCCGCTGCCGAGTGCAAGCCCATCGACTATCCCAAGCCCGATGGCAAGCTGACCTTCGACCGCCTGTCCAGCGTGTTCATCAGCAACACCAACCATGCAGAGAACCAGCCGGCCCACCTGACGCTCAAGGACGCCTCGGTGCCCGTGAACATCAACCTCGAGAAATACGCCGGCCCCGAGCAACGCTACTGCCCGGCCGGTGTCTACGAATTCGTGGACGACGAGGCCAAGGGCGGC